Part of the Deltaproteobacteria bacterium genome, CACGCTTTCGTACCGGACAGGCATCTGCGGTTCCGCTCGCTCCTACATTGTTACTGAACAGCGGACTGACGGCGCAATTCACCTATGGGTTTTCTGGTGCACTGCGCGTACGCTATCTCGACGACCGCCCTGCGACAGAAGACCGCAGCCTGACTGCTCGTGGTTATCTACTTCTTGATCTCATCCTCAAGTATCGTTGGCGTAGCGTCGAAGCCTCACTACAAGTGCTTAATCTCACTGATACCGACTGGCGACAGACGCAGTTTGCCACGAGTTCCTGTGTGCGACGAGAAGTCGGCGTTGACTCACGCTGCCCTCTTGGTGGCAACGGCGAGGGCATCCCCTACATCAATTTTGTCCCAGGTGCACCAGTCAACGTGCGTGGTGGACTGACAGTCTTTTTCTAAGTGAACGTGGGAGTTGCACAGCGCGAGCACTTCCGGTAAACAGCGGAGCGTCATGAGTTCGCAGCTGCGCTTCACGATTTCATTACGCCTGTGTGCCACGATCACGTTTCTTTGCTATCTGGCGGCTGGTGCGAGCCTCACCCTTCCGTCGCTCGACTCTTGCCTCCGTTGCGTAAAAGAGAAGCACCATACTGGCATGAAAACCGGAACCTCCTGCCCACTTTCTTATCACGGACAAAAGCAGGATTGTCACGGTAGCGACAGCAAATCTTCAGGTTCTATCAGACTCTGCCCTGATGGCTGCTTACGCCACGATGAACAGAGTAGTGAAGTAGCCTCGATTGCAAAGTTCCTTTCGTCTTCCTGGTCGATGGGCTTAGCAATGAACCCCATCGACCAACTTCCATCTGAGCCCTTACAGATGGGCCCCTATCGCTCGGTATCTCCTCCACAGCACCCGCCCTCTCTGCGCTCGTAGTCGACTCTCGTCCAGCGGCAAATGATGGGCTGATCATCTCTCTACAAGGAGCGACACGTCTTTGTGCCTGTAGACGGTTCCTCGTGCACACGGCATCCGGTGTTCGCTCACCTGTGGATTGTGTTCATGCTCACCCTCAAAACTCAACCAAATCAGAGAGGAAGGACCATCGCTATGCATCGCAACAAAACAGTGCTCTTTTGTATTGCAACTCTTTTTATACTCGCATTGAACAACGACGCATCCGCTCACGGAGATGGTAACGGTGGCGGTAAGAGTCTGGTGAAGATCGCTTTCACGCCCAATCCCAATGTCCCAGAATTCGCCAATGCCAAAGGGATAGTGCAGGTCGACCTCAAGAAAGGCGTCATCGAGATTGAGGCGCTCACAAGATTTCCTTTCAACACGGTCAGGAATCGCATCCTGCCAGTCGATGTCACGTCGACAATCGATCCTCGTTTGAAAGGGCACGACGGCGAACCTGGGGGAACGAGTTGTCACGCAGCAGAAGGCAAGTGGTCATGTCATGTCCACTCCTATGTCGTTTGGCTTGCAGAATTAGAAGACGGTGCACTCGGTCACCCTATCCCGCTGGGAACAATTTACCCACGTACCGACGGAACCACGGCAGAGCGCAGTTTCACTCTTCGTGAAGGAGACCTTTCAGGTTTTGGTATGAACGTTGTCATCATCACGGCGGAAGTGACCTTTGGTCCACTGCCCTCGATCACGCATGGACATGATGGTGGCGAGTCAGAAGTCCAGCTCGTGCCACGCGGTCCAGTCGTCATGCAAGCAAACCTTCCCTAAGCGATACCAAAGGAGAACAACATGCACTGCAGAATACTTGCCGCGTGTGTGGTCGCCTTGGGAACGTTTCTCAGTCGACCACCACAGAGTCTTGCGTCTTGCGGTCAGGCCTTCTGTCCGATTGAGACATCGACAACAACGGAACGCCATCCGCACGGCGGAGAGTTACAATTAAATTTAAATTACGAATTTATCGAGATGAATGATCCGTTCATCGGGACCGATAGCGCCCGTGTCGGCGAGATTCGTCGCGCCCATGATGAACAATTTACACGGAATCAGACGACAAAATTCACCCTCGACTATGGCCTATCGCCGCGACTCACCCTTGGGGCACTGATCCCTTTTGTCGACCGCTTACATCAACACTTGGCGCATGAAGAAAAGGAAGTCGTGGGCGGTGGTGTCGGAGAGACGGAAATAGTCGACGAAACCAAGCGGTGGCGGTATCAAGCCTTGGGCGACCTACAACTCAGCGCTCGATATTTACTCCTCAAGCCAGACACCCCGCTCCAACCCGCTTTTTCACTGATCGTCGGAATGAAATTACCGACTGGTCGCACCAACGTAAAAGACGATAGCGGAGAAAAAGCCGAACTCACGCTGCAACCGGGGAACGGCTCGTGGGATGGAATTGTTGGGGTGTCATATGTCCAGCACTTCACTGTGGCAACAGCCCAACGACAGACCGCATTGGCCCCTCTATTTGTGACAGCGCTCGGGCGTTTTCCCGTCGGTAACGGAAAGTTCGGCTATCGCCCCGGCAGTGAGCTGTTTCTCAACTTCGGCACGGCGTATCCTGTCTTCCGCAACTTCGACATTCTGGCGCAAGTCAATTTTCATTATCGCGATCGTGACAACATTGGCCATGCCCCTGGGGTCGAACAGGTCGACACGGGACGAGAAACGCTCTTCCTGAGCCCTGGCATGCGCTATCATGTCACGAACAACTTGGCCGTGTATGCACTGATGCAATTTGCGGTGTATCGTCGCGTCAATGGCATCCAGTTGACTTCGGACTGGAATGTGACATCTGGTATCTCATACCGGTTCAACTTGTTCTCGCGCGTGTAACGTGGAATTTCCTGCCCTTACCCTCACCCGCAGCCACTTCGTG contains:
- a CDS encoding transporter translates to MHCRILAACVVALGTFLSRPPQSLASCGQAFCPIETSTTTERHPHGGELQLNLNYEFIEMNDPFIGTDSARVGEIRRAHDEQFTRNQTTKFTLDYGLSPRLTLGALIPFVDRLHQHLAHEEKEVVGGGVGETEIVDETKRWRYQALGDLQLSARYLLLKPDTPLQPAFSLIVGMKLPTGRTNVKDDSGEKAELTLQPGNGSWDGIVGVSYVQHFTVATAQRQTALAPLFVTALGRFPVGNGKFGYRPGSELFLNFGTAYPVFRNFDILAQVNFHYRDRDNIGHAPGVEQVDTGRETLFLSPGMRYHVTNNLAVYALMQFAVYRRVNGIQLTSDWNVTSGISYRFNLFSRV